Proteins found in one Planococcus citri chromosome 2, ihPlaCitr1.1, whole genome shotgun sequence genomic segment:
- the obe gene encoding activating signal cointegrator 1 complex subunit 3, with the protein MEEEIADKILNFLRKSPNKNALNNVESNLNISSPSSSYALENGNDSCADDSISPEDPNEFECFAQSSVPFSLDFSFTQYVSQSVDKFHEVKISEYKERNNVILDERRTTSENRSMWTKFCSFMDECLESETEVQTLLNELKTDVSSFTGINEKSELLEIATLTIFNLYVKEKTSTNRKEELQRIFHVSDFKNIYSVTTTVNSILKLFSDRRLEDFNIRWYEVFKDRIEDLESLLGSDSKGKESASNSFTNNRSFNKEESWKNLKKFNVSNTSDKHIIFKEMLFDEKLNDPAVEMAVEKKECFNGSDVPSDELVTLCINIDLKNDGSNNYAGDSCKVNRAFIMCRMPVESVVYELNKNIVQRMLLKKLKKILKNEKLKSRFKDSKKKVVKRVKSSNQQRSMFYYDNDANDIQSKTESNVIGKNWIEKQLRAILSEEVYDSINYKLVVLGILDLIMSTLSNENLESQLTDVFGPKNVNFVKSLLEHRESIQNHCKSSNKKRSVQTLSLMELEKLGELLNQFEEENEYMYEKSPKSDFYNSTEGRKTTKSAKSISSRSKTISYPNVFDSNLEAKLSPGFISGTKIMLPENHRRKDTRVYEEVYIPVSPPALPSNLETERVAISSLDKIGQSAFHGIKSLNTIQSIVFKTAYYSNDNLLICAPTGAGKTNIALLTMVHEIKQNIEHGVLQKDNFKIIYIAPMKALAAEMTQNFSVRLKELGINVRELTGDMQLTKKEIANTQLLVTTPEKWDLVTRKGDGDTTLSSLVKLLIIDEVHLLHSDRGPVIEALVSRTLRQVETSQKMIRIVGLSATLPNYLDVAAFLRVNPQVGLFFFDSRFRPVPLSQRFVGVKSRKPAQQNMEMNQVCYDTLLPVIKDGMQVMVFVHARNATMRTAMALKEMAQTKGHLSLFESKEDKNIQSKKLFDRVKSKQLGELLSYGFAVHHAGLLRHDRSLVEDCFSKGLVKVLVCTATLAWGVNLPANMVIIKGTEIYDAKHGSFVDLGILDVLQIFGRAGRPQFNEFGDGVIITSHSKLHHYLSLMMNQFPIESKFISYLSDNLNAEITLGTINSIDDAIEWLSYTYLFVRMKRNPQEYGINYTDVENDFTLFNKRKELIVHSAKILDKLRMIRYHEEIGKLSPTDLGRTASHFYVKYDTIEIFNELLKPFMNESDTLKMLAQATEFEQLKVRDEEMDELDQLQPQCCEYDVTLGSENIHGKVNILLQTFLSRGHVKSFSLVSDLAYISQNASRIMRALFDIVLRRNDPILAGRFLRVSKMFERQLWFFETPLRQFHTIPFDILDKIEKKEIPVEKFREMDVKEIGELIRNAKMGARLKQCAEEFPLLHLNAIVQPITRGVLRIRLKIRADFTWNDRVHGKSVEPFWVWVEDSENNFIYHSEYFLLSRKHVMKGEVQELVFTIPIHDHERLPSQYMIRVPSDRWLGSVSSTPISLQSIVLPELHPVQTELLPLQPLPVTALQNSDFESLYKFTHFNPIQTQIFHCLYHTDNNVLLGAPTGSGKTIVAEIAFFRVFKDNPDAKVVYIAPLKALVKERMRDWKVRFQKKLKKEVVELTGDVTPDIQAISSASIIVTTPEKWDSISRSWQTRTYVKKVVLIVIDEIHLLGEDRGPVLEVIVSRTNFIVSHTEKNIRIVGLSTALANAQDLANWLRIDEMGMYNFRPSVRPVPLEVHISAFPGKYYCARMASMNKPVFQAIKQYSISQPVLVFVSSRRQTRLTAMDLLAQLASENNPKQWLKIKDHKMNKILETIKDDNLKMVLGFGIGLHHAGLQENDRKIVEELFEHQHIQVLIATSTLAWGVNFPAHLVIVKGTEYYDCKSHRYVDMPITDILQMMGRAGRPQFDKSGIAVVMVHDVKKNFYKKFLYEPFPVESNLLAVLPDHLNAEIVAGTLRTCQDAVDYLTWTYFFRRLLQNPTFYNISSAQQEDVNDFLSNLIKGAVTTLQNSHCVVLDEDDRTLYPTTFGRIASYYYISHNTMLHFANKLKSDMSIEDLLHVLSHASEYNEIPVRHNEEIYNAELAKYCPVKVDPSTYDSPHTKTHLLLQAHFSHLVLPCTDYQTDLKSVLDQSLRILQAMIDVCGERGWLVSTLRAQQLIQMLVQGRWVTNHSLLTLPHIEQRHVYLFTRGYPMPPSLPALRETVCDNYSELMNMLQNEFTESQINSIYEVLCNLPKIQINFTISESIQQNKFDDEPTDAPKIEVVDLHKPVVVHSGREYVLNLRMIQLVNRKDIRVHAPRFPKPKDESWFLTLGCIRTKDLLSMKRFTFGRRTEVFHNLIYKVPDKTGRERLSIYLMSDSYLGLDQQYNITLDIIS; encoded by the exons ATGGAGGAGGAAATCGCCgacaaaattctgaattttctaCGAAAGTCTCCCAACAAGAACGCTCTGAATAATGTTGAATCGAACTTGAACATTTCTTCTCCATCATCTAGCTATGCgttggaaaatggaaatgatTCTTGTGCTGACGATTCTATATCACCAGAAGATCCTAATGAATTTGAATGTTTTGCTCAAAGCAGCGTTCCATTCAGTTTAGATTTCTCTTTTACTCAATATGTATCTCAGAGTGTCGATAAATTTCACGAAGTTAAAATAAGCGAATATAAAGAACGTAACAATGTTATCCTTGATGAAAGACGAACAACCAGTGAAAA tcGTAGCATGTGGACAAAATTTTGTTCCTTCATGGATGAGTGTTTGGAAAGTGAAACGGAAGTGCAGACACTACTAAACGAATTAAAAACAGATGTATCGTCATTTACTG GTATTAATGAGAAATCCGAATTACTCGAAATTGCAACTTTAACCATTTTCAATCTGTACGTGAAAGAAAAGACATCTACGAATCGAAAAGAAGAACTTCAACGAATATTTCAtgtttctgattttaaaaatatctacagTGTTACGACT acGGTCAACAgcatattaaaattattctcgGATAGAAGATTGGAAGATTTCAATATCCGATGGTACGAAGTATTTAAAGATCGAATCGAGGATTTGGAATCTCTCCTTGGTTCAGATTCCAAAGGAAAAGAAAGCGCAAGTAACAGTTTCACGAATAACAGATCATTCAATAAAgaagaaagttggaaaaacctGAAGAAATTCAACGTCTCCAACACATCCGATAAGCATATAATATTTAAAGAAATGCTgtttgatgaaaagttgaatGATCCTGCAGTGGAAATGGCTGTCGAGAAAAAAGAATGTTTTAACGGTAGTGACGTGCCTTCCGATGAGCTTGTTACGTTATGTATCAACATTGATCTGAAAAATGATGGGTCCAACAATTACGCCGGTGATAGTTGTAAAGTAAACAGAGCATTTATCATGTGCAGAATGCCCGTTGAATCAGTCGTATatgaattgaacaaaaatattgTTCAGAGAATGCtactgaaaaagttgaaaaaaatactgaaaaacgaaaaattgaagtcaAGATTCAAAGATTCTaagaaaaaagtagtaaaaagaGTTAAATCAAGTAATCAACAACGATCGATGTTTTACTATGATAATGATGCGAATGATATTCAATCAAAAACCGAATCTAATGTG attggtaaaaattggattgaaaaacAGTTGAGAGCAATTTTAAGCGAAGAAGTTTATGATTCCATTAATTATAAATTAGTAGTGCTCGGTATATTGGACTTGATAATGTCCACATTATCGAACGAAAATTTAGAATCACAG TTAACAGATGTGTTCGgaccaaaaaatgtaaattttgttaaaagttTACTCGAGCATCGTGAAAGTATCCAAAATCACTGCAAAtcttcgaataaaaaaagaa GCGTTCAGACATTGTCACTCATGGAACTGGAAAAACTCGGTGAATTATTGAAtcaatttgaagaagaaaatgagTACATGTATGAGAA ATCGCCGAAATCCGACTTTTACAACTCGACTGAAGGACGCAAAACCACAAAAAGTGCGAAGTCGATCTCCTCAAGAAGTAAAACTATTTCGTATCCGAACGTATTCGACTCCAATTTGGAAGCTAAATTGTCACCTG GATTCATTTCCGGTACTAAAATAATGTTACCTGAGAATCATAGACGAAAAGATACTAGAGTTTACGAAGAAGTGTATATTCCTGTTTCTCCTCCGGCTTTACCCAGCAACTTAGAAACAGAAAGAGTTGCCATTTCATCTTTAGataaa atcGGCCAATCAGCATTTCATGGTATTAAATCTCTAAATACTATCCAATCCATCGTTTTCAAAACAGCGTATTATTCGAATGATAATTTACTGATTTGTGCTCCGACCGGAGCTGGTAAAACCAACATTGCTTTGCTTACCATGGTGcacgaaataaaacaaaatatagaACATGGTGTTCTGCAGAAAGATAATTTCAAG ATCATTTATATTGCACCGATGAAAGCGTTAGCTGCCGAAATGACGCAGAATTTCAGCGTTAGACTGAAAGAATTGGGGATTAACGTTAGAGAGTTAACTGGGGATATGCAACtgaccaaaaaagaaattgccAATACTCAATTACTGGTGACAACTCCCGAAAAATGGGATTTAGTAACAAGAAAGGGAGATG GCGATACGACTCTTTCAAGTCTTGTTAAGCTGTTGATAATAGACGAAGTTCATTTATTACATAGCGATCGAGGACCTGTTATAGAAGCATTAGTATCTCGAACTTTAAGACAG GTTGAAACgtcacaaaaaatgattagaaTTGTGGGCCTATCGGCAACTCTACCTAATTATCTGGACGTAGCTGCATTTTTACGAGTAAATCCTCAAGTTGGATTGTTCTTTTTCGATTCGCGATTCCGGCCAGTTCCTTTGAGTCAACGTTTCGTCGGTGTTAAATCGAGAAAACCGGCTCAACAGAATATGGAAATGAATCAAGTCTGTTACGATACACTCTTACCTGTGATCAAAGATGGGATGCAG GTTATGGTATTTGTGCATGCTCGAAATGCTACGATGAGAACGGCAATGGCATTGAAAGAAATGGCCCAAACAAAAGGTCACTTATCTTTGTTCGAAAGTAAAGAAGATAAAAATATTcagtcgaaaaaattattcgatcgtGTTAAATCCAAGCAGTTGGGAGAATTGCTATCCTATGGATTTGCTGTTCATCATGCTGGCTTATTACGTCATGATAG gtcACTGGTTGAAGATTGTTTCTCCAAAGGATTAGTAAAAGTATTGGTTTGTACGGCTACCTTAGCTTGGGGAGTTAATTTACCAGCTAACATGGTTATTATCAAG GGAACGGAAATTTACGATGCTAAGCACGGTTCCTTTGTTGATCTTGGTATTCTGGACGTTCTACAAATTTTCGGAAGAGCTGGTAGACCCCAATTCAACGAATTTGGCGATGGTGTTATAATTACATCTCATAGTAAACTTCATCATTATTTATCATTGATGATGAACCAGTTCCCAATTGAGAGTAAATTCATTTCGTATTTGTCTGATAATTTAAATGCAGag ATTACTTTGGGCACCATCAACAGCATCGATGACGCGATAGAATGGTTAAGTTACACTTACCTGTTTGTCAGAATGAAAAGAAACCCTCAAGAATACGGCATTAACTATACCGATGTCGAG aatGATTTCACGTTGTTTAATAAAAGGAAAGAACTCATCGTACACTCTGCAAAAATCTTAGATAAATTACGGATGATTAGATACCACGAAGAAATTGGCAAACTGTCTCCAACag ACTTGGGACGTACAGCGAGTCATTTCTATGTTAAATACGATACGATTGAGATTTTCAACGAATTACTGAAACCGTTCATGAACGAATCCGAtactcttaaaatgttggcTCAAGCAACCGAATTTGAGCAATTAAAA GTAAGAGATGAAGAAATGGATGAATTGGATCAGCTTCAACCACAATGTTGCGAATATGACGTTACTCTTGGAAGTGAAAATATTCACGGAAAAGTGAATATTCTGTTACAAACATTTTTATCTCGAGGCCACGTTAAATCATTCTCCTTAGTATCCGATTTAGCGTATATTTCTCAA AATGCCAGTCGTATTATGAGAGCTTTATTCGATATCGTATTGAGAAGAAATGATCCAATTTTAGCTGGAAGATTTTTACGCGTCAGTAAGATGTTTGAACGGCAACTGTGGTTTTTCGAAACGCCCCTTCGTCAATTTCATACCATACCTTTTGATATTCTTgataaaatcgaaaagaaaGAAATACCCGTCGAAAAATTCAGAGAAATGGATGTCAAAGAGATAG gTGAATTGATTAGAAATGCTAAGATGGGCGCAAGATTGAAACAATGTGCCGAAGAGTTCCCTCTGCTGCACTTGAATGCTATTGTGCAGCCGATTACTCGCGGAGTATTAAGAATACGATTGAAAATTCGCGCGGACTTTAC gtGGAATGATAGAGTTCATGGAAAATCTGTTGAACCATTTTGGGTCTGGGTTGAAGATtcggaaaataattttatttatcattCCGAGTATTTCTTGTTGTCCAGAAAACAT gtAATGAAAGGCGAAGTGCAAGAATTGGTGTTTACCATTCCAATCCACGACCACGAACGCCTCCCTTCCCAGTACATGATACGAGTACCCAGTGATAGATGGTTAGGCTCGGTATCTAGTACACCTATTTCTTTGCAGAGTATCGTATTGCCTGAATTGCATCCCGTTCAAACAG aattgttacCACTCCAGCCTTTACCGGTGACCGCTCTGCAGAATTCTGATTTCGAAAGTTTATATAAATTTACGCATTTTAATCCGATTCAGACTCAGATATTTCACTGTCTATATCATACCGATAATAATGTGTTACTTGGAGCGCCAACCGGTTCCGGAAAAACGATAGTAGCAGAAATTGCTTTCTTCAGAGTATTTAAAGATAATCCCGATGCTAAA GTGGTTTATATTGCTCCTTTGAAAGCTCTGGTAAAAGAACGTATGAGAGATTGGAAAGTCAGATTtcaaaagaaactgaaaaaagaagTTGTCGAGTTGACGG GTGATGTTACGCCCGACATACAAGCCATCTCATCCGCATCCATAATCGTGACAACGCCTGAAAAATGGGACAGTATTTCACGTAGTTGGCAAACACGTACTTatgtgaaaaaagttgtcttgaTAGTGATAGACGAAATTCATCTTCTGGGAGAAGATCGTGGACCGGTATTGGAAGTAATTGTTTCTCGAACAAATTTCATCGTTTCTCATACCGAAAAGAATATTCGTATTGTTGGATTATCGACTGCTTTGGCCAATGCGCAAGATTTAGCCAATTGGTTAAGAATTGACGAA atgggAATGTACAATTTCAGACCATCTGTTAGACCCGTGCCTTTGGAAGTGCATATTAGCGCTTTCCCGGGCAAATATTATTGCGCACGGATGGCTTCCATGAATAAGCCAGTTTTCCAAGCTATTAAACAGTATTCGATTTCTCAGCCTGTTCTGGTTTTTGTGTCTTCTCGCAGACAAACTCGTCTTACCGCGATGGATTTACTCGCACAATTGGCCTCCGAAAATAATCCTAAGCAGTGGCTTAAAATCAAAGATCAC aaaatgaataaaatattggaaacgataaaagatgataatttaaaaatggtATTAGGCTTTGGAATAGGCTTACATCACGCTGGTCTTCAAGAAAACGATCGTAAAATTGTCGAAGAATTGTTCGAACATCAACAtattcaa GTTTTAATCGCTACTTCGACATTAGCCTGGGGAGTAAATTTTCCCGCACATCTGGTTATCGTTAAAGGAACCGAGTACTACGACTGTAAAAGCCATCGCTATGTTGATATGCCCATCACGGATATTTTGCAAATGATGGGAAGAGCTGGTCGACCGCAGTTTGATAAATCAGGCATAGCTGTCGTAATG GTGCATGATGTGaagaaaaatttctataaaaagttCCTGTACGAACCGTTCCCCGTCGAATCAAATTTATTGGCTGTTTTACCCGATCATCTGAATGCCGAAATTGTTGCCGGAACGCTTAGAACATGTCAAGATGCAGTAGATTACCTCACGTGGACTTATTTCTTTCGTAGACTGTTGcaaaatccaactttttatAATATTTCATCGGCGCAGCAAGAAGATGTCAATGATTTCCTGAGTAATTTGATCAAAGGCGCTGTAACGACGTTACAGAACTCGCATTGCGTTGTTTTGGACGAG GATGATCGTACTCTGTATCCGACCACATTTGGTCGTATAGCTTCGTATTATTATATTAGCCACAATACCATGCTACATTTCGCTAACAAGCTGAAATCAGATATGAGTATCGAAGATCTACTTCACGTTTTATCGCATGCTTCCGAATACAACGAGATTCCCGTGCGTCATAATGAAGAAATTTATAACGC AGAATTGGCGAAATATTGTCCAGTGAAAGTAGACCCATCTACGTACGATTCTCCGCATACGAAAACGCATTTATTATTACAGGCCCATTTTTCCCATCTCGTTTTACCTTGTACCGATTATCAAACTGATTTGAAATCTGTTCTGGATCAGTCTTTAAGAATTTTACAA gcTATGATTGATGTCTGCGGTGAACGTGGATGGCTGGTTTCTACCCTTCGTGCTCAACAATTGATACAGATGTTGGTTCAAGGTCGTTGGGTGACGAATCATTCTTTGCTAACGTTGCCGCACATAGAACAGAGACACGTGTACTTGTTTACGAGGGGTTACCCTATGCCTCCTTCGCTTCCGGCGTTACGCGAAACAGTGTGTGACAATTATTCCGAATTAATGAACATGCTGCAGAATGAGTTCACTGAATCGCAGATCAATTCg ATTTACGAGGTCCTCTgtaacttgccaaaaattcaaatcaattttactaTATCGGAATCTATACAACAGAATAAATTTGACGACGAG CCGACTGATGCTCCCAAAATCGAAGTCGTGGATTTACACAAACCTGTTGTCGTTCACTCAGGAAGAGAGTACGTGCTGAATTTAAGAATGATCCAGCTGGTTAACCGTAAGGATATACGGGTTCATGCTCCGAGATTCCCTAAACCTAAAGATGAAAGTTGGTTCCTAACGTTAGGTTGTATTAGAACGAAAGATTTACTGTCTATGAAAAGGTTCACGTTCGGGCGAAGAACTGAAGTctttcataatttaatttacaAGGTTCCCGATAAAACAG gTCGAGAAAGACTGAGCATATACCTCATGTCCGATTCATATCTCGGATTAGATCAGCAGTACAATATCACGTTGGATATTATTTCTTAG
- the LOC135835973 gene encoding phosphorylated adapter RNA export protein-like, translating into MHRPRYFRNTAVYHNRNDPHSVRFGFNGASPSQMARNTYRRASVTPFSPSPNRFVDRSKYVWTANKQQQTPQPQQQPPSSLPLPSPQQPTPLPVQTKPIQQQPPVDKQNTPQQQSAQHVTKHTIVKKSNPNRKDLPPLSATVTDPPEVVANDIASKLNEEKVYLISKVVSVLGVKKAVRLYQETRIKEANGGILVQNGIRRRTPGGVFLTLLRETSFISPVEIDKIFQEIKRHESSLK; encoded by the exons ATGCATCGTCCACGATATTTCCGAAATACTGCGGTTTACCACAACAGGAATGATCCACATTCTGTACGTTTTGGCTTCAACGGCGCGAGTCCAAGTCAAATGGCGAGAAATACCTACAGACGGGCTTCTGTGACACCATTCTCTCCATCACCTAATAG atttgtaGATCGCAGTAAATACGTATGGACTGCTAATAAACAGCAGCAGACACCTCAACCGCAACAACAACCACCATCGTCGTTACCATTACCATCACCTCAGCAACCAACTCCACTGCCAGTACAAACAAAGCCGATACAGCAACAGCCACCCGTTGATAAGCAAAATACACCTCAGCAACAATCAGCACAACATGTGACCAAGCATACAATAGTTAAGAAAAGTAATCCTAATCGTAAAGACTTGCCACCTTTATCTGCAACTGTGACAGATCCTCCAGAAGTTGTTGCCAATGATATTGCTTCAAAGCTTAATGAAGAAAAAGTATACTTAATAA gtaaAGTAGTTTCTGTGTTGGGCGTTAAAAAAGCTGTTAGGTTATACCAAGAAACCCGAATAAAAGAAGCGAATGGCGGTATTTTAGTTCAG aATGGAATTCGTCGTCGTACTCCTGGTGGTGTATTTCTTACTTTACTGCGTGAAACGAGCTTCATATCTCCAGTGGAAATAGACAAAATATTCCAAGAAATAAAACGCCATGAATCAAGCTTGAAGTGA
- the LOC135835966 gene encoding uncharacterized protein LOC135835966, with the protein MGSQYTCDKCGIVCSKFYNLKRHAKHKHNVEMPGKCKENDTSSHHANRFRALKCCICDVEGSTQELDLHYIQVHEIDLNIEKIEFTSLNTFHEWKTAIEKENHCRYVAACGRKYNHERYKCHRSGDFRSKSKGVRLLKKQGSKKIGAYCPSKIIVNKKGNVCTAKFYRTHVGHENELCHVSLTADVRAEIANKLSQNVPPAVLLEELKNSMRGINPRINMLTLKDLYNISKGFKIDIRGDVNLGDENNVDKLVNALKNADAENPVVFYKPFGETDDSYPEFEPDDFALIMMNKTQSDLLQHYNKNTVILDRTSKISYNLHLIMLLILDDDHQAFPCCFLFTNNDSEFTLNTLFTILKSRLGMLKTFIFMSCVSEQYYKAWTSVMGAPEYHVYSPWSVNQTWVAHMNKIENQEKQSYVTNMLKELSEEPDAAKFPSLLNKTVQTITRDEDTSQYGQYFCKYYLQNVVKWARCYQMQLGLKDTSDLEKVCKMIKVIYFNFKKRGDLNDCISFLYRFLREKLFNKKVAYSKAEIFRQQQCLKKNHDVSIAKSYSNAINQSGGWILISPTEKTVYEIKKQNTDCKCEISCDKCNTCVHCYVCSCTDSSIEWNMCYHIHYLCAYLERSIDDDVIVVNDTVTFVNDSISHFSDSNDRTRAEPDDRALEFHHLSDDEDDPAEAVISDGALDNNTQINAVLEINGLMDEIILNMDSQQTSEYVISNLKKMLEVIKSKKKDPLRSIEID; encoded by the exons ATGGGAA GTCAATATACATGTGATAAATGCGGAATCGTGTGCtccaaattttataatttaaaacgTCATGCGAAGCATAAACACAATGTGGAAATGCCTGGGAAATGCAAAGAAAACGATACATCATCTCATCACGCGAACAGGTTCAGAGCTTTGAAATGTTGCATTTGTGACGTTGAAGGCTCGACGCAGGAGTTGGATTTGCATTATATCCAAGTTCATGAGATCGATTTGAACATCGAGAAAATTGAGTTCACTTCATTGAACACGTTTCACGAATGGAAAACAGCAATCGAAAAAGAGAACCATTGTAGATACGTGGCTGCATGTGGACGGAAATATAATCACGAACGATACAAGTGCCACCGTTCGGGTGATTTTAGATCCAAGAGTAAAGGTGTAAGATTGCTGAAGAAACAaggttcgaaaaaaattggtgcTTATTGCCCGTCAAAAataattgtcaacaaaaaaggTAATGTATGCACCGCAAAATTTTACAGAACCCACGTCGGACATGAAAATGAACTTTGTCACGTTAGTTTAACGGCTGATGTGAGAGCCGAAATTGCTAATAAATTATCGCAAAATGTTCCTCCCGCAGTCCTATTGGAAGAGCTCAAGAATTCGATGCGCGGCATCAATCCTAGAATAAATATGTTGACGCTGAAAGACTTGTATAACATTTCCAAAGGATTTAAAATCGATATTAGAGGAGATGTGAACTTGGGCGATGAAAACAATGTTGATAAACTCGTAAATGCGTTGAAAAACGCGGACGCGGAAAATCCAGTCGTATTTTATAAACCTTTCGGAGAGACAGACGATTCGTATCCTGAATTTGAGCCCGATGATTTCGCTTTAATAATGATGAATAAAACTCAGAGCGACTTGTTGCAacattacaataaaaataccGTGATTCTCGATCGTACATCGAAGATCAGTTATAATTTGCACTTAATTATGTTGCTCATTTTGGATGATGATCATCAGGCATTTCCATGTTGTTTTCTTTTCACCAACAACGATAGTGAATTTACGCTGAACACTCTGTTTACCATTTTGAAATCGAGACTTGGCATGTTGAAAACGTTTATATTCATGTCTTGCGTTTCTGAGCAGTATTACAAAGCTTGGACCAGCGTTATGGGTGCTCCTGAATATCATGTGTATAGTCCATGGAGTGTGAATCAAACATGGGTGGCTCatatgaacaaaattgaaaatcaggaAAAACAAAGCTACGTTACCAATATGCTTAAAGAGCTATCCGAAGAACCAGATGCTGCTAAATTTCCTTCTTTGCTGAACAAGACGGTGCAAACAATCACTAGAGATGAAGATACCTCTCAGTATGGCCAATACTTCTGCAAGTATTATTTGCAGAATGTGGTTAAATGGGCCCGATGCTACCAAATGCAATTAGGACTGAAAGACACCAGTGATTTAGAGAAAGTTTGCAAGATGATCaaagtaatttattttaatttcaaaaaacgcgGTGATTTGAACGATTGTATTTCATTTCTGTACAGATTTCTAAGAGAGAAACTGTTCAATAAAAAGGTTGCCTACTCTAAAGCGGAAATATTTCGACAACAACAATGTTTAAAGAAGAACCACGATGTTTCTATTGCGAAAAGTTATTCCAATGCGATAAACCAATCTGGTGGCTGGATACTAATTTCGCCTACTGAAAAAACTGTTtacgaaattaaaaaacagAATACCGACTGCAAATGCGAAATTTCCTGTGATAAATGTAACACCTGCGTTCACTGCTATGTATGTTCCTGTACCGATTCGTCTATCGAATGGAATATGTGTTATCATATTCATTACCTTTGCGCGTACCTGGAAAGAAGTATCGACGATGATGTCATTGTTGTCAATGATACAGTTACCTTCGTAAATGATTCTATCAGTCATTTCAGTGACTCCAATGATAGAACGCGCGCAGAACCCGATGATAGGGCTTTAGAGTTCCATCACTTATCCGACGATGAAGATGATCCCGCTGAAGCAGTGATTTCCGATGGAGCGCTCGATAATAATACGCAAATAAATGCTGTTTTAGAAATAAATGGTCTAATGGACGAAATCATACTGAACATGGATAGTCAACAAACTAGTGAATATGTCattagtaatttgaaaaaaatgctcgaggttataaaatctaaaaaaaaagatcctCTGCGAagtattgaaattgattaa
- the LOC135835972 gene encoding cytochrome c1, heme protein, mitochondrial-like: protein MAIVGRVGNFKLLKSKSSPITVQVCSLGTDAAAAWNMKKSLYAAMGVAAGGIGALMLALDQSVKAYDWPCHPPHYPWSHKPLLGAFDHASIRRGFEVYRNVCSACHSLQFIPFRRLVNVAYTAEEIKDIAAEYQIQDGPDDNGDMFMRPGKPSDYFPKPYVNTEAAKAANNGAAPPDLSLIALGREGEGDYIFSLLNGYHEAPAGVEVPENGNYNPYFQGSVIAMAPPLYDGIIEYEDGTPATKSQLTKDVVTFLAWCAQPEMEKRKLMGLKLNLFLIPFAAILFYITRLKWAPLRARQVILKELAKQTKKK, encoded by the exons atggCCATTGTAGGTAGAGTAGGCAATTTCAAGTTATTAAAGAGCAAATCATCACCCATCACTGTCCAG GTCTGCTCTTTAGGAACTGACGCTGCAGCAGCATGGAACATGAAGAAATCG CTGTACGCGGCGATGGGTGTTGCTGCAGGAGGAATTGGTGCTTTGATGCTTGCTCTAGATCAGTCCGTCAAAGCGTACGATTGGCCCTGCCATCCACCTCACTATCCTTGGTCTCATAAGCCTCTTTTGGGTGCTTTCGATCACGCAAG taTACGAAGAGGTTTTGAAGTGTACAGAAATGTATGTTCGGCCTGTCATAGTTTACAGTTTATTCCATTCAGGCGATTAGTTAATGTTGCTTACACTGCTGAGGAAATCAAAGATATAGCCGCTGAGTACCAA ATACAAGACGGTCCTGATGATAATGGAGACATGTTCATGCGTCCTGGTAAACCGAGTGATTACTTTCCTAAACCATACGTCAACACTGAGGCAGCTAAAGCTGCAAATAACGGCGCTGCTCCCCCTGACCTGTCTCTGATTGCATTGGGTCGAGAAGGAGAAGGA GATTACATTTTCTCTTTGCTGAATGGCTATCATGAGGCCCCAGCTGGTGTAGAAGTACCCGAAAATGGCAATTACAATCCATATTTCCAAGGAAGTGTTATCGCAATGGCCCCGCCGTTGTACGACgga ATTATCGAATACGAAGACGGAACTCCGGCGACAAAAAGTCAGTTAACAAAAGATGTTGTCACTTTCCTTGCATGGTGCGCTCAACCAGAGatggaaaaacgaaaattaatgGGATTAAAA ttgaatttaTTCTTAATACCATTCGCTGCTATATTATTCTATATAACGAGGCTTAAATGGGCACCCCTGCGAGCAAGACAAGTTATACTTAAAGAATTAGCTAAGCAAACTAAGAAAAAGTAA